The Desulfovibrio sp. JC022 nucleotide sequence CCAAGATACTCTCTGCTGATGAATTTGCAAAGGTCAGGGCTGATTTTCCTGCTGATCGTAAGATTGTTTTCACCAACGGCTGCTTTGATATCCTGCATGCCGGACATGTGGATCTGCTCTCCCGTGCACGGGAGCAGGGGGGGGTGCTTGTGCTGGGCTTGAACAGCGATAAATCCGTACGGTCCATTAAAGGTGAAAAACGACCCGTAACCGGGCAGCAACAGCGCGCATTTGTCCTCGCCGGACTGGCCTGCATCGATTATGTGATTTTCTTTGACGAAGACACTCCGTATAACTTGATCAATAAAGTGCAGCCGGACGTGCTGATCAAGGGCGGCGACTGGAGTGTGGATAACATAGTGGGCCGAGATATTGTTGAGGGAAGTGGTGGTAAGGTGCTTTCTTTACCGTTGTTGCCGGGCTATTCAACTACTTCAGTCATACGCTATATTCGTGAGAATGAGATAGAATAAGCTTGTTGTCTCGCAATGCATCGGTTTTAAATATTTTGTTTTTATGCTAGATGTTATCATCTTGCTTGAAGAAATGATTTTTGATTAAGTGTTGACAAGGTGATGATTGTTGGGCTATTAAGCTCGACTCGCTTAGCGAAACGGGCCAATAGCTCAGTTGGCAGAGCCCCCGGCTCATAACCGGATGGTCCCAGGTTCGAATCCTGGTTGGCCCACCACTAATATCATATGGATGCATATCAAAAAATAATCCAGAATCTTTGTGCTTTCTAAGCTGAGAAAGCTGTTGTGCTCCCGGGGGAAAACCCTTGCGGGAGCATATTATTTTATTGTATTTTGATGTGTTGAAGTTGGTTAAGAGTGGAAATAATTGAACATCTTTCCTGTGTGGCCATGAGCAGCCGCGAGTGGATATATGGTGGCCGTTATGAAGACAGCAGAAGTTATCAGCAGGATCGAGTCACTTGTTCCTTCGGGGTTCGCTGCTCCTTGGGATAATTGCGGTGTTCAGATAGCGGGACCGGAAAGGGATGTGGCAAAGATTGCCGTGGCCCTTGATCCGTTGCCGCAGGTTGTTTCTTCAGCCCTTGAATGGGGAGCTCAGTTTATTCTGACCCATCATCCGCTGGCTATTGAAGCAAAGCTGCCCGCAAAGCTGGACTGGTTTCATGATGTGATGAAGCAGGTCTTTTGCGCGGATGCGACCCTTTTTGCTGCGCATACCTCTTTGGATGTGCAGTTCAAGGGAGCTGTTTCGTGGCTCGGGCGTGAGCTTGAGCTTGAAAATCTGCGGGTGCTTGATCATGTTGCGGAAAACGAGGCCGGTGATATACTTGGATACGGTTGTATCGGCGAGTATTCTTCCCCGGTTGTTTTCGCGGATTTTGTCGAGCGTGTTTCGCAGCTTGCCGGGTGCGGGGTTGTAGCCCTGTGCGGCCCGGAACCTGAAAAGGTGGGCTGTGTGGCAATGTGTCCCGGTTCAGGCTCTTCGTTCATGGATAAGGCTTTCGGCCTTGGAGCGGATGTATTCATTACCGGGGATGTTAAATACCACCCTGCACAGGAAAGTGTGGGCGCGGTGCTTGATGTGGGGCATTTTTCTCTGGAAGAAGAGATGATGCGCCGTTTTTCAGTTCTTCTCGGAGAAGAACTTGGAAAAGAAGTGGAAGTTAAATTTTTCGGCGGACGCAATCCTTTTGCCTACCATGTGCAAGGGGAAGGCGTGCGCAGGCCCTGAAATACGGGCTGTCATGACAAAAGAGAATTCACAGGACCGTAGAGGCCTTACGGGACTGTATTGTTAAGTTTCCGAACATCGATGTGGCGGAGGCCTTTATAAAGGCCGTCCGCAAAAGGGGACCCCATAATGTATGAAAAACAGATAGAACAGCTTGTTGTTTTGCAGAAGGTTGATGACGAAATTCTCCTTCTTGAAGCGGAAATCGATCAGGCACCCAAAGATGTGGCTGCCCTTGAATCCCGCAAGGAATCCCTTGAAAAACGCAAGTTGCAGTTGACCGAAAAGCTTGATCTGCTTGCCGAGCAGAAGAAAAAGCTCGAAACCGAAATCGAAGAAGATTCCGTTAAGGTTAAGAAGAGCAAAAGCAAGCTGATGCTGGTCGGTACTACCAAGGAATACCACGCCATGATGCGTGAGATGGACAACCTTGAAAAGTTGAACAGGCTCCGTGAAGAAGAAAAGGTAACCGTCCTTGAAGAAACTGCCCGTCAGACCGAGCTTGAGGCTGACATTGATGGCAAAATCAAGGAACTGGACGAAGAGCTGGACGAAAAGCGTGCCGGTCTCAAGGAAAAGTTGGCCGCTGCCAATGGTCAACTGAACAAACTTACCAAACGTCGTAACAAGGCTGGCGAAGTTGTGCCCAAGCCTATTCTCGGTCGTTACGAGTTTATTCGTTCCCGTCTTTCCCATCCGGTTATCGTGCCTGTTGAAGAAGCAGTCTGCGCTGGTTGTAACATCATGATTCCTCCGCAGGAATACAATGTTTTGCAGGAAGGAAAGCAGATTCTCAGCTGCCCCAACTGCCAGCGTCTTATTTACTGGATTGAGCATATTCCTGAAGCTGCAAAGCCCAAGGCTCTCCGGAAAGACGAAAAATAGTATCTAATTTTAATGGAGTTGGACGGATCATCGCCGCGGCATTTATGCCGGGGAGGAAAGTCCGGGCTCCGCAGGGCAGGGCGCTGGGTAACTCCCAGCGGAAGTGATTCCGGGAAAGTGCCACAGAAAACAGACCGCCCCGGTGATTATTCACCGGAGTAAGGGTGAAACGGTGGGGTAAGAGCCCACCGGCGGGCATGGTGACATGTCCGGCCAGGTAAACCCCGTCCGGAGCAAGACCAAATAGGGAAGTGTTTGAGGCCGGCCCGGCCAAGCTTTCGGGTAGGTTGCTTGAGGTGTATGGTAACATGCATCCTAGAGGAATGATGATCGTTTACCGCAAGGTAGATACAAGACCCGGCTTATAGTCCGACTCCTCTTTTATTGTATAGATTAAAAAGGGGCAGCCTTAGGGCTGCCCCTTTTTTTATAATTAATGCATTCAATGACGGCTTGTAATACAAGGCGGCGAAGCCTTGATAAAAGTTTCTTTGGCCCTCGGAGAGCCGCCGGAGGCAAACTCTTTCGATCAAAAGCGCGCAGCGCATCAAAAAGGATTTAAAAAGTATGAGTAGCTCCGGTGAAACATGGGCCGTACTGCTGGCAGCAGGCAGCGGCACCCGTCTGGCAGAGGCCGCAGGCGGGGTCAAGAAACAATTCCTCGAATGGAAGGGGCTTCCGCTCTTCTGGCATTCCGCCATTACTTTTTCAAGTACTCCTGCTGTTTCCGGCATAGTCTTTGTGTTTCCCCCCGATCAGGTAGATGAAATGCGGGATGTTGTGGCCAAGCTGGACGGTGCTGACTCCCTTGGTATGCGTTTTAAGGTTACAGCCGGTGGAAAGCGCAGGCAGGATTCCGTGTTCAACGGCTTGAATGAACTGCCTTCAGGGTGTACCCATGTGCTGGTTCATGATTCTGCGCGTCCTTTTGCTTCGGTGAAAATGGTCAGTGGAATCATTGATCGTTTGCGTTCCGGTAACGAAGCGGTCATTCCTGCAATTGATGTGACTGATACCATCAAGGAAGTGGAAGACGGAATTGTTGAGAAAACGTTGGTCCGCTCCCGTTTGAAGGCAGTGCAGACCCCGCAGGGCTTTTCATTGCCGACTCTTTATGCCGCCCACAAGCAGGCGGAAGATGAAGGCTGGGATGTGACCGATGACGCTTCCATGGTGGAAATGGCTGGAAAAAATGTTCATATTTGTGATGGAGAAGAGGGTAACATCAAGATGACCAACCCTGAAGATTTGAAGAAGATCGAAGCTGACAAACGGACCATTCCCTGTGTGGGTTGGGGCTACGATGTTCATAGATTCGGTGAAGGGCGGCCTATGGTGCTCGGCGGCGTGCCTATTGCCGGCGGACCGGAAGTTATCGCCCATTCCGATGGTGACGTACTGCTTCATGCTTTGGCTGATGCCGTTCTGGGACTTTTTGGAGGCGGTGACATCGGTCATCATTTTCCGGATACTTCCGCAGCCTGTGAAAATATGTCCAGCGGGATTATTTTGAAAGAGGTTCTGGTTAAGGCTGAAGAGGCCGGAGTGGAGATTGTCCACGTGGACCTGACCGTCATCAGCCAGATTCCCAAGCTTTCCCCGCACCGGGAACTTATCCGCAAAAATATTGCTTCGGTCATGGGACTTGATAAAGCGCAGGTCAATGTGAAGGCCACCACCGAAGAGAAGCTCGGCTTCACCGGCGAGAAAAAAGGCATTAAGGCCGTCGCTGCGGTAACCGGACTGAAACAGATTTAAGGTTAGAACATGAGCGGGAAATTCTTTTTGAAATCAATTCTGGTGTTGGCGCTGCTCGCAGCAGTTGCTGCCGGGGGGTATTTCAAACTGGAAGAGTTTTCCGCTGCCAAGGTCCGTGAGGCTGTAGACCGTCACGCTGATCTGGTTCGGGTGGATTTTGAACGGGCTTTGATCAATCCTTTTGATAAGTCCCTGCATGTCTGGAATATGGATTGCCGTTTTGCTACCGGAGCCGGATGTACGGTCCGGAAGTTGGAAGTGGAGTCTTTTGACCGCGATCATAGCCTGCCCCGCTTTTTTCGGGGAAGGGTTCAGGGAGTGTCCGTCCCGGTTGAGTTTGTTAATCTGGGAACATTGGCCCGAGATTTCCGGAAAATGGGTTATGAAAAATTGGATTTTGACCTATTTGCCGACTACAGCTATGAAGACGAAACCAAACGGCTGTCAGTAAAGTCGATAAATTTTGACGGAGCGGACCTCTGCCGGGTCAGCGCGGGATTCAGTCTCGGCGATGTGAACTTGCAAGGAGCCGGAATAAGCGGTTTTATTGGAACCAGCATGCTTGACGGTTCACTTGTCTGGCAGGATCTGTCCTTTACGGAAAAAGTGGTGGCGTTGTCTGCCGCAAGTGAAGGAGTCGGAGCGGAAGTTTACCGGGAAAAAATGCTTGAGTCCCTGCAATTGGAAATGCAGGAGGCCAGAAGTCTCGGTAACGGCTATGCTGAAAATTTTTATGCCGAACTTATGAAATTTTTAGAAAAACCCGGAAGACTGGTCGTAAGGGCTGATCCTGCGGAACCTGTGCCCCTGATTTATATGTTCATGGGGCGCAGCTTTGAAGAACTGCTTGACCTTTATGGCATTACGGTCGAGGCAAATTTTTATTCAAGAAAATAAGGAGTGGCTATGCGCCTATACAATACACTCAAGCGGAAAAAAGAAGAGTTCGAGCCTTTGAACGGCAATAAGGTAAATCTTTACGCCTGCGGAATCACTGCTTACGATCTCTGCCATATCGGCCATGCCCGTTCTTCCGTTGTTTTCGATATTCTGGTCCGTTACCTGCGCTTCAAGGGTTACGATGTTACCTTTGTGCGCAACTTCACTGATATTGATGACAAGATCATCAACCGGGCCAATGAGACCGGAGTTACAGCCACCGAACTTGCTGAGAAATTCATTGGCGAATTTTACGTGGATATGGATAAGCTGAACATTCTGCGCGCGGATATCGAGCCCAAATGCACCGAGCATATTCCGGAAATGATTGAGCTTACCCAGAATCTGATTGAAAAGGATCATGCCTACTCCACTCCTTCCGGTGATGTTTATTTTAAGGTTCGTTCTTTTGATGATTACGGGAAGCTTTCCGGCAGGAACATCGAAGACCTGCAATCCGGTGCGCGTATTCAGCCCGGCGAAGAAAAGAAAGATCCCCTTGATTTTGCTCTTTGGAAAGCAGCCAAGCCCGGCGAACCTTCCTGGGAAAGTCCCTGGGGCGAAGGTCGTCCCGGTTGGCATCTGGAATGTTCGGCCATGAGTGAAAAATATTTTGAACTTCCCTTTGATATTCACGGCGGTGGACAGGATCTTAGTTTCCCGCACCATGAAAACGAAATTGCCCAGAGTGAAGCGGCTACCGGCAAGGAAATGGCTCGTTTTTGGGTTCACAACGGTTTCGTGCAGATCAATTCCGAGAAAATGTCCAAGTCCCTTGGCAACTTTTTCACCATCCGGGATATCCTCGATAAATTCATGCCCGAAACCCTGCGCTATTTTCTGCTGACCATGCATTACCGCAGTCCTCTTGATTTTTCCTTTGAAGCTCTTGAGGAAGCTGAAAAAGGTATCCGCCGCGTCTATTCCGCGTTGGAGCAGACTGGTGAAGCTTTGCAGAAAGCCAAGTGGTCCAAGGCTGCACTGCCGGAAGAAGTTCTGGCCGAGATCGAAAGTGCTGAAAAGGGCTGGGCCGAAGCTATGGAAGATGACATGAATACCGCCGGAGCAATGGGGCATATGTTTACCCTGATCCGTCTGGCCGGACGCATCGCTGAGGAAAAAGCATGGCGTAAGTCAGAAGGCGGCCGTGACGCATGGACCCGTATCCTTGAAGATATGAAAGAATGGGGTGAAGTTCTCGGCATTTTCACCAGAGATCCCAAAGAGTTTCTTGAGGAACTGAAACTCTGTATGCTGGAGCGTAAGGGAATTGAGGTTGCCAAGGTGGAAGAGCTCGTTGCTGCCCGCAAGGAAGCCCGTAAAAACAAGGATTTTGCCCGTTCCGATGAAATCAGGGATGAACTGATCGAATTGGGCATTGAAGTAAAAGATACCCCACAGGGAGCGGTCTGGACTGTTATTTAGAGCTTTTGTTTTTATAGAAAAAAGATCATTTTTAAGAAACCGGATTGCTATCCGGTTTCTTTTTTTTTTATAACGAGGTACGATTAAAGAAAATCTATCTTTTATTTTGGGGATGTACATGAGAATTGGTTTAAAGGGTAAAAGCTATTTAATTGTTTCTTTCATTTGTCTGGTGGTCTTTATGAGCGGCAGTGTGCTGGTCTATCAGCTCAGCAGTCGGTCTATTTCCAAGGTTGAGAAAGTGCTGATGGAAGAAAATCTCAGTCGGGCTGATTTTGCTGTGCAGGAGAGTTCTCGAGGGTTGCAGAGTTTTTGTCGGGACTGGAGTTGGTGGGATGATACATATTATTTTGTTCAAGATCTTAACGAACAGTATATTCGTTCGAATCTAACTGAAGAAATCCTGACCAACCTTGATCTTGATTTAGTCATGTTTTTTGGCAAAGAAGGTAAACATATTCTCACACATTCTGCTGAGGGGATGGAATCCGCAGAGCTTTGTTTCGTTACCGATGGATGCCAGGGAAGCAATATTGTCCATAAATCAGGGCATGATGGGTTGACCGGTCTGGTAAGGATTAATCACAGGTTGATGCAGATCAGCGTCCAGAAAATCTTAGACAGCAATATAGAAAAGACTCCTGTGGGTACTCTGGTCATGGGACGTTATTTCGGTGACCGACAGTTAGTTAAGTTGGGTAAGGCCTTACAGATGGATTTGTCTTTTCAGGAATTAAAAGATGTCCCTGAAAAAGATATATTTTTTGTTTCTCCGGAAAGCGTAGAAGAGAAATTGAAGGGATTTATGGTTCTGCGTGATATTTTCGGAAAACCTCTGGTTCTGCTGAGTCTGGCTATGGAGCGTGATGCTTACAAGATTGGCAGTTCTCAGTTTACGATTTTTATTTATTTCATGTGCGGTTCCCTTTTGCTGCTAGGCATTGCCGTTACTTTTGTACTCAACAGATATTTTGTTTCGCGGGTGAAGATCTTACAGGGGCAGTTGCGCGGTGAATATTTCACCGGGCCGGAGAAAAGAGAGTTGCAATTGCGCGGAAATGACGAACTCAATGACCTTTCTGATTCTGTAAATGAAATTTTGGTCCTGTTGCAGGAACAAAAAGCAAAGGCGGAAGCCGCCAGTAAGGTTAAGACTGAATTTCTAGCAAATATGAGTCATGAAATTCGTACTCCCATGCATTCAATTCTTGGAATGGTGGAGCTGCTTAAAGAAACAAAAATGGATGATGAACAGCAGGACTTTTTGAATGTCGCCGGAACTGCCGGGGAAAATCTTCTTGAGATTATCAACGATGTTCTAGAGATTTCTAAGATTGAAGCCGGACATTTGGAAATTGAGAACCAGGAATTCATGTTGCGAGAGATGGTGGAGCGGGTTTCCGGGATTTTTGCTGCGGACGCTGCTCGAAAAGGATTGCAGATTGTTACCAAATTTGATGGCGATGTTCCTGATCGAGTCATCGGCGATGCTACCAGAATCAGGCAGGTGTTGAATAACCTGATCAGTAATGCTGTGAAATTTACCAGTGCAGGGACAATTGATGTTTTACTTTATTCTGATAGCGGAAAAATATTTTTTGCAGTGAAAGATGAAGGGATCGGAATATCCGAAGATAAACTCAGTCATGTTTTCAAGAGTTTTACTCAGGCTGATTCCTCCACATCACGTAAGTACGGTGGAACCGGGCTTGGATTGCCCATATCCCGTAAACTGGTGGAACTGATGGGCGGGAAAATTTTTGTATCCAGCACGGTGGGAGAGGGAACCACATTTCGTTTTTATGTGAATCTTGGAATTGTTTAAGTCCGATCTATCGATTGATCTGATTATACTTGTGATCTGCTATTGACATGGGTAATGTAGGATTTAATTGGTAAGGAAGTGTAGATAAACAACCTGTGAGGTTCAGATGTCAGATTTTCTTAGTCTGATTGCGGTTTTCGCAATCGTCTTCATCGTTGTTAAAGTGGTGATCCCGAAAATGGGAATTGCACCGTGACAGATCGGTAAGGGACCCCGTGGGGGCTCCAAAGGTAAAGACGGCGGCTGCGGAGGCAAGTAACTAGATGCCTATTTATGAATACAAGTGTAACGTGTGCGGGCATGAATTTGAGGAACTGGTCCTTTCTGCCAGTGCC carries:
- the rfaE2 gene encoding D-glycero-beta-D-manno-heptose 1-phosphate adenylyltransferase, translated to MSEQLNIELSSPKILSADEFAKVRADFPADRKIVFTNGCFDILHAGHVDLLSRAREQGGVLVLGLNSDKSVRSIKGEKRPVTGQQQRAFVLAGLACIDYVIFFDEDTPYNLINKVQPDVLIKGGDWSVDNIVGRDIVEGSGGKVLSLPLLPGYSTTSVIRYIRENEIE
- a CDS encoding Nif3-like dinuclear metal center hexameric protein, whose protein sequence is MKTAEVISRIESLVPSGFAAPWDNCGVQIAGPERDVAKIAVALDPLPQVVSSALEWGAQFILTHHPLAIEAKLPAKLDWFHDVMKQVFCADATLFAAHTSLDVQFKGAVSWLGRELELENLRVLDHVAENEAGDILGYGCIGEYSSPVVFADFVERVSQLAGCGVVALCGPEPEKVGCVAMCPGSGSSFMDKAFGLGADVFITGDVKYHPAQESVGAVLDVGHFSLEEEMMRRFSVLLGEELGKEVEVKFFGGRNPFAYHVQGEGVRRP
- a CDS encoding zinc ribbon domain-containing protein, with the protein product MYEKQIEQLVVLQKVDDEILLLEAEIDQAPKDVAALESRKESLEKRKLQLTEKLDLLAEQKKKLETEIEEDSVKVKKSKSKLMLVGTTKEYHAMMREMDNLEKLNRLREEEKVTVLEETARQTELEADIDGKIKELDEELDEKRAGLKEKLAAANGQLNKLTKRRNKAGEVVPKPILGRYEFIRSRLSHPVIVPVEEAVCAGCNIMIPPQEYNVLQEGKQILSCPNCQRLIYWIEHIPEAAKPKALRKDEK
- the ispD gene encoding 2-C-methyl-D-erythritol 4-phosphate cytidylyltransferase produces the protein MSSSGETWAVLLAAGSGTRLAEAAGGVKKQFLEWKGLPLFWHSAITFSSTPAVSGIVFVFPPDQVDEMRDVVAKLDGADSLGMRFKVTAGGKRRQDSVFNGLNELPSGCTHVLVHDSARPFASVKMVSGIIDRLRSGNEAVIPAIDVTDTIKEVEDGIVEKTLVRSRLKAVQTPQGFSLPTLYAAHKQAEDEGWDVTDDASMVEMAGKNVHICDGEEGNIKMTNPEDLKKIEADKRTIPCVGWGYDVHRFGEGRPMVLGGVPIAGGPEVIAHSDGDVLLHALADAVLGLFGGGDIGHHFPDTSAACENMSSGIILKEVLVKAEEAGVEIVHVDLTVISQIPKLSPHRELIRKNIASVMGLDKAQVNVKATTEEKLGFTGEKKGIKAVAAVTGLKQI
- the cysS gene encoding cysteine--tRNA ligase codes for the protein MRLYNTLKRKKEEFEPLNGNKVNLYACGITAYDLCHIGHARSSVVFDILVRYLRFKGYDVTFVRNFTDIDDKIINRANETGVTATELAEKFIGEFYVDMDKLNILRADIEPKCTEHIPEMIELTQNLIEKDHAYSTPSGDVYFKVRSFDDYGKLSGRNIEDLQSGARIQPGEEKKDPLDFALWKAAKPGEPSWESPWGEGRPGWHLECSAMSEKYFELPFDIHGGGQDLSFPHHENEIAQSEAATGKEMARFWVHNGFVQINSEKMSKSLGNFFTIRDILDKFMPETLRYFLLTMHYRSPLDFSFEALEEAEKGIRRVYSALEQTGEALQKAKWSKAALPEEVLAEIESAEKGWAEAMEDDMNTAGAMGHMFTLIRLAGRIAEEKAWRKSEGGRDAWTRILEDMKEWGEVLGIFTRDPKEFLEELKLCMLERKGIEVAKVEELVAARKEARKNKDFARSDEIRDELIELGIEVKDTPQGAVWTVI
- a CDS encoding CHASE4 domain-containing protein; this translates as MRIGLKGKSYLIVSFICLVVFMSGSVLVYQLSSRSISKVEKVLMEENLSRADFAVQESSRGLQSFCRDWSWWDDTYYFVQDLNEQYIRSNLTEEILTNLDLDLVMFFGKEGKHILTHSAEGMESAELCFVTDGCQGSNIVHKSGHDGLTGLVRINHRLMQISVQKILDSNIEKTPVGTLVMGRYFGDRQLVKLGKALQMDLSFQELKDVPEKDIFFVSPESVEEKLKGFMVLRDIFGKPLVLLSLAMERDAYKIGSSQFTIFIYFMCGSLLLLGIAVTFVLNRYFVSRVKILQGQLRGEYFTGPEKRELQLRGNDELNDLSDSVNEILVLLQEQKAKAEAASKVKTEFLANMSHEIRTPMHSILGMVELLKETKMDDEQQDFLNVAGTAGENLLEIINDVLEISKIEAGHLEIENQEFMLREMVERVSGIFAADAARKGLQIVTKFDGDVPDRVIGDATRIRQVLNNLISNAVKFTSAGTIDVLLYSDSGKIFFAVKDEGIGISEDKLSHVFKSFTQADSSTSRKYGGTGLGLPISRKLVELMGGKIFVSSTVGEGTTFRFYVNLGIV